The stretch of DNA CCCGCGACGTATCTGATACCCGACAACCACAGCATTGCCGATACCCCAACCACCGCAACGGCAGGTGGAACGTATCCAGATCGCAAATGAATACCCCATCGCGGACACAACGACATCGCACGGCAGGCATAGCCTGCCCTACGGTGCAACGTATCCAGATCGCAAATGAATACCCCATCGCGGGCGCAACGACATCGCACGGCAGGCCGAGCCTGCCCTACGGTGCAACGTATCCAGACCGCAAATGAATACCCCATCGCGGGCGCAACGACATCGCCACGGCAGGCCGAGCCTGCCCTACGGGTGTAACTCTGCTTCTGTAAATACATCTGCGAATAAAGCTGAACTTAAGTAACGTTCTGCAGAGCTTGCCAGCATTACGACTATGTTCTTGCCTTTATGCTCTTCTTTCTCAGCTAATCGTTTAGCCGCTACTACCGTAGCTCCAGAGGAAATGCCGGCCAGTATGCCTTCTTCATGCATCAGGCGGTGCGCCATGTCTATCGCTTCCTGACTACTGACGCGCTCGACTGCGTTGACTAAAGACAGATCCAGGTTGTCGGGTATAAAACCTGCACCTATGCCTTGTATTTTATGAGGAGAATGAGTCAGTTCCTGGTTTTCCAGCGTCTGCCCGATAATAGGGGATTCGGCGGGTTCGACTGCTACGCAACGAACCTTTTTGCCTTGTTCTTTAAAGTAGCGGCCCACTCCGCTGATAGTACCGCCAGTACCTACACCTGTGACAAAAATATCTATTTTACCATCCAGTGCCTGATCAATTTCGGGCCCGGTGGTGGTGAGATGAATCGCCGGGTTCGCAGGATTAGAGAACTGACGCAGATATAAATAGCCCTCAGGATCGCTATCTGCAAGTTCTTCCGCTTTCTGCACCGCGCCCTTCATGCCTTTATCTGCGGGGGTAAGGATCAGCGTGGCGCCTAAGGCTTTTAACAGTTTGCGGCGCTCGAGACTCATAGACTGAGGCATGGTAAGAGTCAGGGGAATGCCTCTTGCTGCAGCAACGAAAGCTAATGCAATTCCGGTATTGCCAGAAGTAGCCTCGAGCAAGGTTCTACCAGGTGTGATAGCGCCTTGCTTTTCAGCTTCCCATACCATATTGGCGCCCAGCCGGCATTTCACGCTATTGGAAGGGTTACGGCTTTCTATTTTGGCAAAGACGTTACCACTGACTACACGATTAAGTTTTACTAAAGGGGTTCCACCAATGCTGGTGGAGTTGTCATTGAACACTTTGGACATAAAAAGATCCTCACAATAAAGAATAGTATGGCATTATGATCTTTGGCCATCTAGATGGCTAATTCTATTTAGAGATATATAAGACCTAACTGTTATTTCACTTATGGACGTTTAGACGTCTAAATATGCATAGTTATAATCAATCTTAATGACGCTATGCAAATTTCAGACTTAATTAAGCAATCAAACCCATTGAACCAGACTCAGCAGCAGCAAATGAACGCACTGCTTGGTTCTCTTGATACTGTGCAACGTGCATGGGTTCATGGATATATCGCGGCCACGCTCAGCGTGACGTCGGAGTTAAATGCGGTTCCAGCCGCAGCTTCTGAGGAACCTCAGGTGACTGTACTCTATGGTTCACAAACCGGGAACTCGCGTCATCTGGCTGAGCAACTAGCTGAACGCTGTAATAGCCTGGCAGTGCAGACTCGTGTGCTGGATATGGCGGATTATAAAAATCGTGACTTGAAAAAAGAAAGTCATTTGATCCTGGTTACATCAACCTATGGAGAAGGTGAGCCTCCTGAGAATGCGATTTCACTTTACAATTTTCTGTATAGCAAGAAAGCGCCGTCATTGAAGTCTCTCAATTTTGCCGTATTGGGCCTGGGGGATAGCAGCTATGAATTCTTTTGTAAGACAGCCTTAGATTTTCATGCGCAGTTAGAGCAGCTTGGTGCACAGTCCCTTTTGCCCTGCGTTGAGCTTGATGTTGATTATGAGACCGCTGCAGAGGAGTGGGAGGAGCGTGTCAGTCAATTACTGCAAGAGCGTTGTGTAGACGTGGTAAAGGGCAATCATCCCCCTGCAGTTGTAACACCGACACCTCTCACAACATATAACAAAAAGAATCCATATAGTGCCGAGCTGTATACGCACCAACGCATAACAGGTCGGCGATCCTCGAAAGATATCCGCCATGTTGAATTGGCCTTAGGTGATTCCGGTTTAACTTATCAACCTGGAGATTCTCTCGGGGTGTACTTCAAAAATGATCAGGAGCTGGTTGAAGAACTGCTCGAACTGACGGCTGTGAAGCCTGATGCTGAAGTAACCCTGGATGGCAAGACGCTTAGTATTGTCGACGCTATTAAGGAACATAAAGAAATCACTCAGGCCTACCCTGGTTTTGTAGAGTTCTATGCCAGGCAGGGCGGCATTGAGCAACTGAATTCGCTGCTGGAGGATAAGAAGCAACTACACAGCTATCTTCAAAGTCGTCAAATTATTGACATAGTGCGAGAGCATCCCTTTCCTTTACCCGCCCAGGCTTTAGTTGATGGGCTACGCAAACTGCAGCCACGTCTTTATTCAATAGCCTCCTCACAAAAAGAAGTTGAAGACGAAGTGCATCTTACGGTTGCTGTTGTGCGTTATGAGGCCTTTGGTGTCAGTCATACCGGCGGAGCCTCAGGTTTTCTTGCCGACAGAATAACCGCGGGTGATCAGGTTCGCATTTATGTTGAAGAGAATAAGAACTTCCGTTTGCCAGAAGAAGATGACAGCGACGTCATTATGATAGGACCAGGTACTGGCATTGCACCTTTTCGTGCGTTTTTGCAGGAGCGGGAACAACGCAAAGCGAAGGGGAAGAACTGGCTGTTCTTTGGCAATCCTCATTTTACCGAAGATTTTCTGTATCAGGTTGAATGGCAGGGATATCTGAAAAACGGTTTATTGACCCGTATTGATCTGGCTTTTAGTCGTGACCAGGAAGATAAGTTATACGTGCAGCACCGTTTGCGTGAACAGGGGAAAGAGGTTTATGCATGGCTGCAGCGCGGAGCTTATCTCTATATCTGTGGTGACGGACAGCGTATGGCTAAAGATGTGGAAGCTGAGTTAATCAGCATTGTGCAGCAGTATGGCAATAAAACTGATACTGAGGCGAGTGACTACCTGCAACAACTTAAACAGCAAAAACGTTATCAGAAGGATGTGTATTAATGAGCAAATTTCCAGTCAAATCTGAACTTGTGGTGCCCGGTTCGCTTTCTGATAACGAACGCTTAAAGGCAGAAAGCAAATTATTGCGTGGGACCATCACCACTGACTTGTCGAATCCTGTTACGGGCGGTTTTAATACCGACAATTTCACCTTGATTCGTTTTCATGGCATGTACCAGCAGGACGATCGGGATATCCGCTCGGAGCGTCAGGAGCAAAAACTTGAGCCACTGCACAATGTCATGCTTCGTGCACGTATGCCTGGGGGCATTATCACCCCTCAGCAGTGGCTTGCCATAGATGACTTTGCTGCCCGCAGCACTTTGTATGGCAGCATTCGGTTAACCACCCGGCAGACTTTCCAGTTTCATGGTGTCTTAAAACCTCATATTAAACCTATGCATCAGTTATTAAACAGCGTGGGCATTGATTCCATTGCGACAGCGGGAGACGTAAATAGAAACGTGCTGTGTACGTCCAATCCTGTGGAGTCTGAGTTGCATGCAGAAGCTTACGGCTGGGCGGCAAAAATAAGCGAACATTTATTGCCCCGCACTAAAGCCTACGCGGAGATCTGGCTGAACAAAGAAAAAGTAGAATCGACAGAAAGTGAACCTGTATTAGGGGAAAATTATTTGCCCCGTAAATTTAAAACCACAGTGGTGATACCGCCACACAATGATGTGGATGTGCATGCTAATGACCTGAATTTTGTAGCCATTGCTGAGAAAGGCCGCTTGATTGGTTTTAATGTGCTAGTCGGTGGTGGGTTAGCAATGACATTCGGTGACAACGCCACTTACCCCAGAAGAGCTGATGAGCTTGGTTTCATTCCGTTGGAGCAGACGCTTACTGTTGCCGAACATGTTGTATCTGTGCAGCGTGACTACGGTAATCGGGTGAACCGCAAAAACGCTAAGACTAAATATACTATCGACCGTCTGGGCCTGGACACTTTCCGTTCTCTGGTAGAAGAAAGAACCGGGTTTTCATTTGAACCCGTGCACCCTTATCAGTTTACCTCACGAGGGGACCGTTTTGGCTGGGTCAAAGGCATTGATAATAAACAGCACCTGACCTTATTTATTGAAAGCGGACGCATTCTGGATAAACCCGGAAGACCGATAAAAACAGGTCTGGCCAAGATCGCTCACATACATAAGGGCGATTTTCGAATGACGGCAAATCAGAACCTGATTATAGCTGGCGTCGAGCCCACCGAGGTTGAGCTCATTGAACAGCTTGCGCGGGAATATGGCTTGCTGGATAAAAAAATTAGTCCCCAGCGTTTGAATTCCATGGCCTGCGTATCCTTTCCTACCTGTCCTCTTGCGATGGCCGAAGCTGAGCGTTATTTGCCTGAGTTGGTAGGTAAAGTAGAAGCGCTACTGGTGAAACATGGCGTGGATGAAGAGCATATTGTGCTGCGTGTCACTGGCTGCCCTAATGGTTGCGGCCGGGCGATGCTGGCTGAGGTGGGCCTTATCGGCAAAGCACCTGGCAAATACAATCTGTATTTGGGGGGTAACCGGGTAGGCACCCGGATCCCGAAACTCTTTAGTGAAAATATTCCTGAACAAAAAATCCTGCAGATCCTGGATCAGTTAATAGCCAGCTGGGCGCAGGATCGAGTCGGGCCGGAGTGTTTTGGTGACTTTGTTATTCGCACCGGTGTGGTCAAAGAAGTGAAGGTCTCGCACCTTGATTTTCATAGCTAAGGAGTTGTTATGCGGACGATGAAACGGATTCTGCAACAGGACGAAAGTACCCAGCAAGCCTGGTTAACGGAAGCCAATCAGGCGATGCAGGAAGTCACGGCTGAAGAGCGTGTCCAACAGGCGCTTAGCCACTTTCCGGTCAATGCAGTGGTCAGTTCCAGTTTTGGGGCTCAGGCGGCCGTTATGTTGCACTTGCTGAGCCGACAGCGGGAAGATATTCCGGTTATTTTGCTGGATACCGGTTATCTATTTGCCGAAACCTATCGTTTTGCTGATGAGCTGCAACAACGGTTGCAGCTAAACCTTAAAGTTTATCGTGCCCCGCTTTCTGCCGCCTGGCAGGAAGCCCGCTGGGGGCAGCTGTGGACTGAAAAAGAAGGTTTACAGCGCTATAACCAGCTTAATAAGGTTGAACCTATGCAACGGGCTTTAAAAGAACTCAATGCAGGAACCTGGTTCAGCGGTCTGCGCCGGCAGCAAAGCAGGACCCGCCAGCAAATCCCGTTTGCAGAGCGACATACGAATGTTATCAAAGTACATCCGATCGCGGATTGGTCCGATCGGGATATCTATAACTACTTAGAACGTCACCAGCTGCCTTATCACCCGCTATGGCATAAGGGTTATGTCTCTATTGGCGATACTCATTCAACCCAGCGCCTGGATCCTGGCATGAACCCTGAGGACACCCGCTTTAATGGCATGGGCCGTGAGTGCGGTCTGCATACATAAGCATAGCGATCTCATTGCTCATGCATTTTGGTTATATCTAAGTGTATAAGAGTATTTATGTTTAGACGTCTAGATGGCTATATTAAGGGGGTGATTTTACAATGAGATTGCCTGATGGATTACTTACCAATATTTGCACAGCTGCATGATAAACCCGTTTTAGTTGTCGGTGGTGGCGATGTGGCACTGCGAAAGATAAAGCTATTGCTAGCCGCCGGGGCGCGCGTCACTGTGCTGGCCAGAACTATCATTCCTTCTATTCGAGCGCTGCCCGACGATCAGGTTATTTGCCTGCAAGCTGAATTTGGTGAACACCCAGTGGCTGGCTACAAGCTCATTGTCGCGGCTACAGATATCCCTGCAGTTAATCGACGGGTGCATGCTGAGGGCCAGCTCCACAATATCTGGGTAAATGCGGTAGATGACCCTGACAACGGTGATTTTATTATGCCAGCCATTGTGGATCGCAGCCCTCTGGTGATGGCCATTTCTTCCGGAGGCAAGGCTCCGGTGCTGGCTCGCATGTGGCGTGAAAAGCTGGAACAGCTGGCTTCTCAGTCAACTCAGGATATGGCCAAGCTTGCAGCCCATAACCGCAGTCTGGTGAAAAGTTCGTTATCTAATCTGCAACAGCGACGTGACTTCTGGGAGCGTTTTTTTGCAGGGCCGGCGCTGTCGTTACTGCAATCAGGCAAGCATGAGCAGGCGCAACAATTACTGAGCCATGAGCTAGCGGGTTTTTCGGTTAATCAGGGAGAGGTCTATTTAGTGGGAGCGGGACCGGGAGACCCTGAACTGCTAACCATAAAAGCCATGCAATATATGCAAAAAGCAGACGTCATTGTGCATGACGGTCTGGTTTCTGAAGCCGTGCTGGAGCTTTCCCGCCGTGATGCTGAGCGCATCAGCGTGGCCAAAAAAGCAGGGCTACACAGCATGCAGCAAAACGATATTAATCAGTTGTTGGTGCAACTTGCGAATGAAGGTAAGCGTGTGTGCCGGCTGAAGGGCGGCGACCCTTTCATATATGGGCGTGGGGGTGAAGAGTGTCAGGCGCTTAAAAAGGCCGGTGTGCGTTATTTTGTAGTGCCGGGAATTACCGCCGCGGCGGGTTGCGCGGCTTATGCCGGCATTCCTCTGACGCATCGCGATTATGCACAGACGCTGCATCTGGTGACAGGGCACTGTCAGCCCAACGGCGAACGTCCGGACTGGCTAGCGCTCGCCCGTTCCAGGCAAACCCTGGTGGTTTACATGGGGTTGATCACTAGCGAACAACTCAGCCAGCAATTAATCAGGCACGGGCGCAGTGAGACAACGCCTGTAGCTGTAATTGAAAATGGCACTTTAGCTACACAGCGCTGCATCACGGGCAACTTACAGCATTTACCTGACTTGATTCGAAGTCATGACATAAAAAGCCCGGCTTTAATTGTCATTGGCGAAGTTGTAGCCCTGGCATCTGAATTGAGCTGGTTTCAGCAGCATGAGCAGCATGACACACCGCAAACAACAAGCCATGTGGCTTAGGAGGAAATGTATGGCGTTATCACATTTACAACAACTGGAAGCAGAAAGCATTCATATCTTCCGGGAAGTCGCTGCTGAATTTAAGAAGCCTGTCATGCTGTATTCGATCGGCAAAGATTCATCGGTGCTTTTGCACCTTGCCTTAAAAGCCTTTGCTCCTGGCCGTTTGCCTTTCCCGTTGCTGCACGTAGACACCGGCTGGAAGTTTCGTGAAATGATTCATTTTCGGGATCAGGTCAGCGAGCGTTATGGTCTGGATTTGCTTGTGCACCAGAACCAGAAAGGCATTGATGCGGGCATTAATCCTTTTATTCATGGTAGTGAAAAACATACCACCATTATGAAAACCGAAGGCCTTAAACAGGCACTGGACCAGTACGGTTTTGACGCTGCTTTTGGAGGCGCACGTCGTGATGAAGAAAAGTCACGTGCGAAAGAGCGGGTTTTTTCTTTTCGGAATCGTCATCACCACTGGGATCCTAAGCAGCAGCGCCCGGAATTGTGGAATCTGTACAACAGCGAGATTAATGACGGCGAAAGCATTCGGGTTTTCCCCCTGTCGAACTGGACCGAGCTGGATATCTGGCAATACATTCAGCAGGAGCAGATAGATATAGTGCCGCTTTATTTTGCTCAACCCCGCCCCGTAGTCAGACAAGGCAACAGCTTGTTGATGGTAGACGATGAGCGTTTTCCGCTGACAGACGATGACAAGGTTGAACATCTGTCTGTTCGTTTTCGCACTTTGGGTTGTTACCCATTAACAGGGGCTGTGCTGTCGCAGGCAACCACCCTGGATGAAATTATCGAAGAAATGTTAAGGGCGAGAACCTCAGAGCGACAGGGTCGGGCAATCGATCAGGATCAGTCAGGTATGGAATTGAAAAAACGGGAGGGTTATTTCTGATGGCAGTCACAACAACGTCTTTAAATAAACAACTGGATAACCTGGGCATTCAGGATTATCTGAAAGCGCATCAACAACGATCCTTATTAAGAGTACTGACCTGTGGCAGCGTAGATGATGGCAAAAGCACGCTCATTGGGCGCCTTTTGCATGACAGTCAGCAACTCTATGATGATCAACTGGATGCTTTAAATCAGGATACTAAAGGGCGCACCAGTGACGGCGACCTTGAACTTGCCATGCTGGTGGATGGCCTGCTGGCAGAGCGTGAGCAGGGTATAACTATTGATGTTGCGTATCGCTACTTTTCTACGCAACAACGCAAGTTCATTCTGGCTGACACCCCAGGCCATGAGCAGTATACCCGCAATATGGTCACCGGTGCTTCGAACTCTGAAGTGGCTATTGTTCTGGTTGATGGCCGTCACGGTGTCATGGCACAAACTCGCCGGCATAGTTTTATTTGTGCGTTGCTGGGCATTAAAAGCTTTATTTTTGCCGTCAATAAAATGGATTTAGTGGCTTATGATGAGCAGAGATTCGAGCAGATAAATCATGATATTCATGAACTGGCCCGGACTTTAGAGTTATCCGATATTAATGTGGTACCGCTGAGTGCTTTGAAAGGTGAAAATATTCTGCATAACTCAGAGCAGATGCCCTGGTACAGCCGGGAAGCCTTGCTGCCCTTATTGGAAAACATAGAGGTCGCCGCTAAAGAAGACTGCAATACCCGTTTTGTAGTGCAGTATGTTAACCGCCCCCATCAGGATTTTCGGGGCTATGCCGGGACTTTAAGTAGTGGGCAACTGAGCCGCGGCCAATCCGTGACTCTCTATCCGTCCCTTCAACAAAGCCGGATTCAGGATTTATACAATGCTCAGGGGCATTGTCAGCAGGTCTTTGCCAGAGAAGCCATCACTCTGACTCTGGAGGACAATATTGACGTCAGTCGGGGTGATTGGATAGTGCCTGGCGGTGATGAAGTAACGGTCAGCAATCAACTGCACGCCACTGTGGTCTGGTTTGATGAAAACCCACTGATAACAGAACACTGGTATAAGTTAAAACTCGGCAGCCAGAAAGTATCCGCGCGCATCAGCCGTATTGTGCATACCCTGGACATTAATGACTTCTCCAGACACCCCAGTGATCAGGTTAGCATTAACGATGTGGCCCAACTTCATATCGAGCTCAGTCAGCCGGTGCCTGTTGATCTGGCCTCTGAGTCGGCGGCGACCGGTAGCTTTATTCTGATTGACCCTATAACCAACGCGACTGTCGCGGCCGGATTAGTGAATCAGATAAGCAGGGAACGGGCGGAACAGCCTTCAACTGAGCTGTCTTTTGTTATCGAACTGCAGCAATTAATACGCAAGCATTTTCCGCAATGGAAACTGGAAGATGTTGCCGATGTTATCCGGAAAACCTGATGCAACTTGCCGGTGTGTTGTTGCTGTTAGCCGGGTTGGTCGCTGGGCTTATTTTCAGCCAGCGGTCGCCTGCTATCTTTTTTGCAGGCGCATTGTTAACCGGTTATGTACTGGGCTGGATACCGCTCGATAAAGCCTTGCACAATTTCACCAATAGTTCGCTGGTTACCCTGGTGCTGTTAATTCTGTGCGCGATTGCGATTGAAAAATCGCGCCTGACCTCGTGGTTGAGCCGGCAGTTTTCCAGTGCTTCGTTAACAGTAGTGATTACGCGGCTGACACTTACCAGTGCTGTACTGTCTGCGTTCATTAATAATACTGCGGTAGTGTCTACTTTAATGAGCTCACTGCGTCAGCACCCTCATTTTGCGGCGTCTAAATTGCTGCTACCGCTTTCCTACAGTGCCATTATGGGTGGCATGCTTACCCTGATTGGTACTTCTACGAACTTAATCGTAAACAGTTTTATTGAAGAAGCGGGCCTGCCGGGATTTTCCTTTTTTGACTTTACCCTACTGGGACTAACCGCTTTCGCAATTGGCTTTTTTGTACTTCTGCTGGGTGCTCGCTGGTTGCCGGACAACAGCAGTCGTCAACCGAAAGAGTCGTCTTATTATGTCACCGCGCAGGTACCTGAAGGCAGTCCACTTATCGGACATAGCGTCGAGAATAATGGACTCAGGCACTTAAAATCACTGTACCTTGCTGATATTCAACGCGCGCAGAAAAACCTTTGTCCTGTTAGTCCGGATATTCAGTTGAGAGCTGGCGACTGTCTGCATTTTGTGGGTAATTTAACGGCAATACCTCAATTGCAGGAAATTCCCGGATTGGAGTTCACGCCTCAACAGCAGCAACATGAATTTGAATTGATGGAAGCCGTTATCAGCAATAGCTCTTCTACGCCGCTTTCGTTGTCACGCAGTGTGGCTGTGGTCATTGCATTCCTGGGCGTGCTACTGCTTTCTTTGCTGAATATAGTGCCCCTGGTTAAAGGGCTGACGGTATTGCTGGTTTTATATCTACTGACCAGAACCATTAAGCTGAGCGATATTCGCGAGCGCTTTCCTCTGGAGCTTTTCATTATTGTGGGTTCTGCAATAGGTCTGGCCCAGTTAATGATGGACTCGGGAGTTGCAGGCCTGATGGCTTCCGGGTTGTCTGCTGTGGTAGGGGAAAACAGCCCGTGGCTGGCCCTTGCTGCAGTTTTCCTCGCTACCTGGTTATTTACCGAAGTGATTACCAACAATGCTGCCGCGGCTCTTATTTTCCCGGTGGCTTATTCACTGGCTTTGCAGTTAGGGGTCGACCCCACGCCCTTTTTTATGGCGGTTGCCTTTGGTGCTTCCGCCAGTTTTATCTCTCCGTTCGGTTACCAGACCAACTTAATGGTGTATAGCGCAGGTAACTATAAATTCAGAGACTACCTGCGCCTTGGTGGCCCCTTGTGCCTGGTATACAGCAGCACTGTGTTGCTCTTGTTGCCCAGGTTTTTCCCTTTTTAATAGTGGATAAGAACATGACAGCATTGGTATTCTGGCAACAACATAAAATCACCCAAAAACAGCGCAACCTGTTGAATGGCCACGGTTCCGGGGTCGTATGGTTTACCGGATTAAGTGGTTCAGGTAAATCAACGCTGGCCGGGGCTCTGGAAGAGGCGCTGTATCAGCGCCAGGTGCGTACCTATCTGTTGGACGGCGATAATCTAAGACATGGGTTATGTGTTGATCTGGGCTTCAGTGAGAAGGACCGTACAGAAAGCTTAAGAAGAGCAGGTGAAGTTGCCTCCCTGATGAGCGAGAGTGGTCTGCTGGTACTGGCTGCTTTTGTGTCTCCACTACGGTCTCAGCGGGAGCAATTGAAGGAACAGATCGGCAAGGAGAATTTCCTCGAGATTCATGTAGCTACCTCGCTGGAGGAGTGTGAGCGGCGTGATGTGAAAGGTTTGTATGCAAGGGCACGGTCTGGAGAACTGACTGGTATGACAGGTATCTCAGCGCCCTATGAAAGCCCAGTGCAAGCTGATTTACGTCTGCATACGGAGTCTGATTCGATGGAAAAATCAGTAGCTGCACTGCTGCAGCTACTGGAAGAGAAAGGCTGGTTACCTGTCTGGTAACCAGCTGTGGTGTGCGTTCAATTTGCTTTAGCCGTTGGCGGTTTGCAGAGCGGGTTGTTGGGGGGCGTGCTCAATTTCAGGGGGACGTAGTCCTAGTGTGTGACAAATGGCGTAAGTTTGTTCAGCACGGTTGAGTGTATAAAAGTGGAACTCACCGACACCTTCCCGGCTGAGTACCCGGACCTGGTCAATAGCCACGGATGCTCCCACCAGAGAGCGGGTAGTGGGGTCATCTTCCAAGCCATTAAAGCGCCGTTGCAGCCAATAAGGAACCCTGACATTGGTCAGTTTAGCGAACCTTTGTAGGGTTCCGAAGTTACCTATAGGCAGGATCCCAGGCACGATCTCTGCTTCAATGCCTACGCTGACACAGCGATCGCGAAAGCGCAGATAGCTCTCTACATCAAAGAAAAACTGAGTGATGGCGCGGCTGGCACCGGCATCTACTTTACGTTTAAGCTCCATCAGGTCGGCCTGTGGACTGCGCGCTTCAGGGTGAACATTGGGGTAGGCTGCTACGGATATATCGAAGTCGTGCTCCTGTTTTAATAGATGTATCAGGTCAAGGGCACTTTGGCCCGTATTCAAGCGACCTGGTTGCGCATCTCCCCGCAGAGCAACAATATGACGAATACCATTTTTCCAGTAATCGCGTGCGATATCCCTGAGCTCCTCAGCTGGCGTATCGATGCAGGTTAAATGTGGGGTTGCGATCAACCCCGTTCGATCATGAATTTGCTTAATCATATTATGCGTGCGTTGGCGAGACTCCTCTCCGTGACCATAGGTCACGGAGACAAATCTTGGCTTTAACGGGGCCAGCCTGTTCAACGCTTTCCACAGGGTTTGTTCCGCTTCGGGAGTGCCCGGTGGAAAGAACTCGAACGATACCTGAGTGTCGTTATTCAGTTCACTGATACTTTGGTTAAGCAACTCTAAGTGCTGTGCATGTGACAGTGACATATAACCTCCTCATCAGGCTGCCTTGGCCTTATTGCGTAAATTACGCGCGGCGGTAACCATGTTGCGTAATGCCGGGCGCACTTCGTCCCAGCTTCGGGTTTTCAGACCGCAGTCCGGATTTACCCATAAGCGTTCTGCTGGCAGATAGGCCTGAGTGCGGCTTATTAACGCCTGAATTTCTTCAACATCAGGAACCCGTGGACTGTGAATATCGTAAACACCTGGCCCAATTTCATTCGGGTAGTGGTATTCACGGAACACATCCAGCAGCTCGCTGGCGCTGCGCGAGGTCTCTATGGTGATGACGTCCGCATCCAGATCCGCAATAGCATCAATAATGGCGTTAAATTCCGAGTAACACATATGGGTATGGATTTGAGTGTTATCCTGAGCACCCGCAGAAGCTAACCGGAAAGCTTGTACAGCCCAGTCGAAATAGGCTTTTTGCTCACTAATTTTTAAAGGCAGCAGTTCACGAAAAGCAGGTTCATCAATTTGGATGATTTTAATACCGGCTTTTTCCAGGTCAGCAACTTCATCGCGTAGCGCCAGGGCAATTTGCTGAGCAATG from Aliidiomarina minuta encodes:
- the cysK gene encoding cysteine synthase A, whose amino-acid sequence is MSKVFNDNSTSIGGTPLVKLNRVVSGNVFAKIESRNPSNSVKCRLGANMVWEAEKQGAITPGRTLLEATSGNTGIALAFVAAARGIPLTLTMPQSMSLERRKLLKALGATLILTPADKGMKGAVQKAEELADSDPEGYLYLRQFSNPANPAIHLTTTGPEIDQALDGKIDIFVTGVGTGGTISGVGRYFKEQGKKVRCVAVEPAESPIIGQTLENQELTHSPHKIQGIGAGFIPDNLDLSLVNAVERVSSQEAIDMAHRLMHEEGILAGISSGATVVAAKRLAEKEEHKGKNIVVMLASSAERYLSSALFADVFTEAELHP
- a CDS encoding assimilatory sulfite reductase (NADPH) flavoprotein subunit, with protein sequence MQISDLIKQSNPLNQTQQQQMNALLGSLDTVQRAWVHGYIAATLSVTSELNAVPAAASEEPQVTVLYGSQTGNSRHLAEQLAERCNSLAVQTRVLDMADYKNRDLKKESHLILVTSTYGEGEPPENAISLYNFLYSKKAPSLKSLNFAVLGLGDSSYEFFCKTALDFHAQLEQLGAQSLLPCVELDVDYETAAEEWEERVSQLLQERCVDVVKGNHPPAVVTPTPLTTYNKKNPYSAELYTHQRITGRRSSKDIRHVELALGDSGLTYQPGDSLGVYFKNDQELVEELLELTAVKPDAEVTLDGKTLSIVDAIKEHKEITQAYPGFVEFYARQGGIEQLNSLLEDKKQLHSYLQSRQIIDIVREHPFPLPAQALVDGLRKLQPRLYSIASSQKEVEDEVHLTVAVVRYEAFGVSHTGGASGFLADRITAGDQVRIYVEENKNFRLPEEDDSDVIMIGPGTGIAPFRAFLQEREQRKAKGKNWLFFGNPHFTEDFLYQVEWQGYLKNGLLTRIDLAFSRDQEDKLYVQHRLREQGKEVYAWLQRGAYLYICGDGQRMAKDVEAELISIVQQYGNKTDTEASDYLQQLKQQKRYQKDVY
- the cysI gene encoding assimilatory sulfite reductase (NADPH) hemoprotein subunit; amino-acid sequence: MSKFPVKSELVVPGSLSDNERLKAESKLLRGTITTDLSNPVTGGFNTDNFTLIRFHGMYQQDDRDIRSERQEQKLEPLHNVMLRARMPGGIITPQQWLAIDDFAARSTLYGSIRLTTRQTFQFHGVLKPHIKPMHQLLNSVGIDSIATAGDVNRNVLCTSNPVESELHAEAYGWAAKISEHLLPRTKAYAEIWLNKEKVESTESEPVLGENYLPRKFKTTVVIPPHNDVDVHANDLNFVAIAEKGRLIGFNVLVGGGLAMTFGDNATYPRRADELGFIPLEQTLTVAEHVVSVQRDYGNRVNRKNAKTKYTIDRLGLDTFRSLVEERTGFSFEPVHPYQFTSRGDRFGWVKGIDNKQHLTLFIESGRILDKPGRPIKTGLAKIAHIHKGDFRMTANQNLIIAGVEPTEVELIEQLAREYGLLDKKISPQRLNSMACVSFPTCPLAMAEAERYLPELVGKVEALLVKHGVDEEHIVLRVTGCPNGCGRAMLAEVGLIGKAPGKYNLYLGGNRVGTRIPKLFSENIPEQKILQILDQLIASWAQDRVGPECFGDFVIRTGVVKEVKVSHLDFHS
- a CDS encoding phosphoadenylyl-sulfate reductase, translating into MRTMKRILQQDESTQQAWLTEANQAMQEVTAEERVQQALSHFPVNAVVSSSFGAQAAVMLHLLSRQREDIPVILLDTGYLFAETYRFADELQQRLQLNLKVYRAPLSAAWQEARWGQLWTEKEGLQRYNQLNKVEPMQRALKELNAGTWFSGLRRQQSRTRQQIPFAERHTNVIKVHPIADWSDRDIYNYLERHQLPYHPLWHKGYVSIGDTHSTQRLDPGMNPEDTRFNGMGRECGLHT
- the cysG gene encoding siroheme synthase CysG, coding for MDYLPIFAQLHDKPVLVVGGGDVALRKIKLLLAAGARVTVLARTIIPSIRALPDDQVICLQAEFGEHPVAGYKLIVAATDIPAVNRRVHAEGQLHNIWVNAVDDPDNGDFIMPAIVDRSPLVMAISSGGKAPVLARMWREKLEQLASQSTQDMAKLAAHNRSLVKSSLSNLQQRRDFWERFFAGPALSLLQSGKHEQAQQLLSHELAGFSVNQGEVYLVGAGPGDPELLTIKAMQYMQKADVIVHDGLVSEAVLELSRRDAERISVAKKAGLHSMQQNDINQLLVQLANEGKRVCRLKGGDPFIYGRGGEECQALKKAGVRYFVVPGITAAAGCAAYAGIPLTHRDYAQTLHLVTGHCQPNGERPDWLALARSRQTLVVYMGLITSEQLSQQLIRHGRSETTPVAVIENGTLATQRCITGNLQHLPDLIRSHDIKSPALIVIGEVVALASELSWFQQHEQHDTPQTTSHVA
- the cysD gene encoding sulfate adenylyltransferase subunit CysD yields the protein MALSHLQQLEAESIHIFREVAAEFKKPVMLYSIGKDSSVLLHLALKAFAPGRLPFPLLHVDTGWKFREMIHFRDQVSERYGLDLLVHQNQKGIDAGINPFIHGSEKHTTIMKTEGLKQALDQYGFDAAFGGARRDEEKSRAKERVFSFRNRHHHWDPKQQRPELWNLYNSEINDGESIRVFPLSNWTELDIWQYIQQEQIDIVPLYFAQPRPVVRQGNSLLMVDDERFPLTDDDKVEHLSVRFRTLGCYPLTGAVLSQATTLDEIIEEMLRARTSERQGRAIDQDQSGMELKKREGYF